From Pelagicoccus sp. SDUM812003, a single genomic window includes:
- the trpB gene encoding tryptophan synthase subunit beta codes for MSDYFKTTPDTDGRFGEFGGSFIPPELQAEMDTITDAYYRISKSHAFISELRSIRKHFQGRPTPVYYCDRLSGELGGRIYLKREDLNHTGAHKLNHCMGEALLAKHMGKKRLIAETGAGQHGVALATAAAYFGLECEIHMGEVDIAKEHPNVVRMKILGAEVVPVSHGLKTLKEAVDSAFQSYLKDPVNTIYCIGSVVGPHPFPMMVREFQRVVGIEAREQFLEMTGELPDNIVACVGGGSNAMGIFSAFLEDHQCSIYGVEPAGRSYETGDHACTMKFGKPGIIHGFKCQMLQDENGEPAPVYSVASGLDYPGVGPEHCMLQASGRVTYGDANDQETIDAFYKLSRLEGIIPALESAHAVAFAMKLAKEKPRQSILVNLSGRGDKDIDFIVEKYGLPERS; via the coding sequence ATGAGCGATTACTTCAAAACCACTCCCGACACGGACGGCCGATTCGGCGAATTCGGCGGCAGTTTCATTCCGCCTGAGCTGCAGGCGGAAATGGACACGATCACCGATGCCTACTATCGAATATCCAAGTCGCACGCCTTCATTTCCGAACTGCGCAGCATCCGCAAGCACTTCCAGGGACGCCCCACCCCGGTCTACTACTGCGATCGGCTCTCCGGCGAACTCGGCGGGCGCATCTACCTGAAGCGGGAGGATCTCAACCACACCGGAGCCCACAAGCTCAACCATTGCATGGGCGAAGCCCTGCTGGCGAAACACATGGGCAAGAAGCGGCTGATCGCCGAAACGGGCGCCGGGCAGCATGGCGTGGCCCTCGCCACCGCCGCGGCCTACTTCGGGCTGGAGTGCGAGATCCACATGGGCGAGGTCGACATCGCCAAGGAGCACCCGAACGTGGTGCGCATGAAGATCCTCGGGGCCGAGGTGGTGCCGGTCAGCCACGGGCTGAAAACGCTGAAGGAAGCGGTCGACTCCGCCTTCCAGTCCTACCTCAAGGATCCGGTCAATACCATCTACTGCATCGGCTCCGTGGTAGGTCCGCACCCCTTCCCCATGATGGTGCGCGAGTTTCAGCGGGTGGTGGGCATCGAGGCGCGCGAGCAGTTTCTGGAAATGACCGGCGAGCTTCCGGACAACATAGTGGCTTGCGTCGGCGGCGGCAGCAACGCCATGGGGATCTTCTCCGCCTTCCTCGAGGACCATCAGTGCTCCATCTACGGGGTGGAGCCAGCCGGCCGCTCCTACGAAACCGGCGACCACGCCTGCACCATGAAGTTCGGCAAACCGGGCATCATCCACGGATTCAAGTGCCAGATGCTGCAGGACGAAAACGGCGAACCCGCTCCGGTCTACTCCGTGGCCAGCGGACTGGACTACCCGGGAGTGGGCCCCGAGCACTGCATGCTGCAGGCAAGCGGGCGCGTGACCTACGGCGACGCCAACGATCAGGAAACCATCGACGCCTTCTACAAGCTCAGCCGTCTCGAAGGCATCATCCCGGCCCTGGAGAGCGCCCATGCCGTGGCCTTCGCCATGAAGCTGGCCAAGGAAAAGCCGCGCCAGTCCATCCTGGTCAATCTCAGCGGCCGCGGCGACAAGGACATCGACTTCATCGTGGAAAAGTACGGCCTACCGGAACGGTCCTAA